A stretch of Canis lupus familiaris isolate Mischka breed German Shepherd chromosome 11, alternate assembly UU_Cfam_GSD_1.0, whole genome shotgun sequence DNA encodes these proteins:
- the LOC100687092 gene encoding 10 kDa heat shock protein, mitochondrial-like encodes MAGQAFRKFLPLFDWVLVERSAAETVTKGGIMLPEKSQGKVSQATVVAVGSGSKGKGGEIQPVSVKVGDKVLLPEYGGTKVVLDDKDYFLFRDGDILGKYVD; translated from the coding sequence ATGGCAGGGCAGGCGTTTAGGAAGTTTCTTCCCCTCTTTGACTGGGTTTTAGTCGAAAGGAGTGCAGCTGAAACTGTAACCAAAGGAGGTATCATGCTACCAGAAAAATCTCAAGGGAAAGTGTCGCAAGCAACAGTAGTGGCTGTTGGATCGGGTTCCAAAGGAAAGGGTGGAGAGATTCAACCAGTTAGTGTGAAAGTTGGAGATAAAGTTCTTCTCCCAGAATATGGAGGCACCAAAGTAGTCCTAGATGACAAGGACTATTTCTTATTTAGAGATGGTGACATTCTCGGAAAGTATGTGGACTGA